A portion of the Oncorhynchus masou masou isolate Uvic2021 unplaced genomic scaffold, UVic_Omas_1.1 unplaced_scaffold_1410, whole genome shotgun sequence genome contains these proteins:
- the LOC135530744 gene encoding uncharacterized protein LOC135530744: MSTAILVVSQPQHSHPSGGPASAQPSQWWPSLSTAITVVTQPQHSHPSGVPHSAQPSQWWPSLSTAILVVSQPQHSHPSGGPPSAQPSQWCPSLSTAILVVSQPQHSHLSAQPSQWWTSLSTAIPVVAQPQHSHPSGGPASAQPSQWWPSLSTAIPVVAQPQHSHPSGGPPSAQPSQWWPSLSTAIPVVSQPQHSHPSGVPAILVVSQPQHSHPSGGPASVQPSQWWPSLSTAIPVVAQPQSSHPSGGPASVQPSQWCPSLSTAILVVSQPQHSHPSGVPASAQPSQWCPSHPSGVPASAQPSQWWPSLSTAIPVVAQPQHSHPSGGPASVQPSQWWPSLSTAIPVVSQPQHSHPSGVPAILVGPSLSTAIPVVAQPQYSHPSGGPASAQHPSGGPASAQPSQWWPSLSTAIPVVSQPQYSHPSGGPASAQHPSGGPSSAQPS; encoded by the exons CCCAGCCTCAGCACAGCCATCCCAGTGGTGTCCCACACTCAGCACAGCCATCCCAGTGGTGGCCCAGCCTCAGCACAGCCATCTTAGTGGTGTCCCAGCCTCAGCACAGCCATCCCAGTGGTGGCCCACCCTCAGCACAGCCATCCCAGTGGTGTCCCAGCCTCAGCACAGCCATCCTAGTGGTGTCCCAGCCTCAGCACAGCCATCTTAGTG CACAGCCATCCCAGTGGTGGACCAGCCTCAGCACAGCCATCCCAGTGGTGGCCCAGCCTCAGCACAGCCATCCCAGTGGTGGCCCAGCCTCAGCACAGCCATCCCAGTGGTGGCCCAGCCTCAGCACAGCCATCCCAGTGGTGGCCCAGCCTCAGCACAGCCATCCCAGTGGTGGCCCACCCTCAGCACAGCCATCCCAGTGGTGGCCCAGCCTCAGCACAGCCATCCCAGTGGTGTCCCAGCCTCAGCACAGCCATCCTAGTGGTGTCCCAGCCATCCTAGTGGTGTCCCAGCCTCAGCACAGCCATCCCAGTGGTGGCCCAGCCTCAGTACAGCCATCCCAGTGGTGGCCCAGTCTCAGCACAGCCATCCCAGTGGTGGCCCAGCCTCAGTCCAGCCATCCCAGTGGTGGCCCAGCCTCAGTACAGCCATCCCAGTGGTGTCCCAGCCTCAGCACAGCCATCCTAGTGGTGTCCCAGCCTCAGCACAGCCATCCTAGTGGTGTCCCAGCCTCAGCACAGCCATCCCAGTGGTGTCCCAGCCATCCTAGTGGTGTCCCAGCCTCAGCACAGCCATCCCAGTGGTGGCCCAGCCTCAGTACAGCCATCCCAGTGGTGGCCCAGCCTCAGCACAGCCATCCCAGTGGTGGCCCAGCCTCAGTACAGCCATCCCAGTGGTGGCCCAGCCTCAGTACAGCCATCCCAGTGGTGTCCCAGCCTCAGCACAGCCATCCTAGTGGTGTCCCAGCCATCCTAGTGGGTCCCAGCCTCAGCACAGCCATCCCAGTGGTGGCCCAGCCTCAGTACAGCCATCCCAGTGGTGGCCCAGCCTCAGCACAGCATCCTAGTGGTGGCCCAGCCTCAGCACAGCCATCCCAGTGGTGGCCCAGCCTCAGCACAGCCATCCCAGTGGTGTCCCAGCCTCAGTACAGCCATCCCAGTGGTGGCCCAGCCTCAGCACAGCATCCTAGTGGTGGCCCATCCTCAGCACAGCCATCCTAG